In Bacteriovorax stolpii, a single genomic region encodes these proteins:
- a CDS encoding DedA family protein, with protein MFPFDAEIMPFVIQYAHSPVLVYSIVSAMMFLSSFGLPIPEEVTIVALGLIVHMGRHPDQYPPPEGVSISPLNIYTAMAVCFFAIMISDFIVYSLGKKFGTSPWLHKFFRKYLGENSLEKSRTMIHKHRFLVPAIFRFTPGVRFPGHLSCGMMGISPWTFLAADGLAALISVPTQVYLFAHYGEVILSTIKQVKHYALIIALVAAGLYIAVKVKKRIFGKKEPSAT; from the coding sequence ATGTTTCCTTTTGATGCAGAGATTATGCCATTCGTGATCCAGTATGCACATTCACCTGTGCTGGTGTATTCGATTGTCTCTGCCATGATGTTCCTTTCAAGTTTTGGATTGCCGATCCCTGAAGAGGTGACGATCGTCGCATTAGGGCTTATCGTTCACATGGGCCGACATCCTGATCAATACCCTCCGCCTGAAGGCGTGAGCATTTCTCCACTTAATATTTACACCGCCATGGCCGTTTGTTTTTTCGCCATCATGATAAGTGACTTCATCGTCTATTCGTTGGGAAAAAAATTTGGAACCAGCCCGTGGCTGCATAAGTTTTTTAGAAAGTACCTAGGAGAGAACTCACTGGAGAAATCGAGAACGATGATTCACAAGCACCGCTTTTTAGTTCCAGCAATTTTTCGTTTCACTCCTGGTGTGCGTTTTCCAGGACACCTTTCATGCGGAATGATGGGGATCTCCCCGTGGACATTCTTAGCGGCCGACGGTTTAGCTGCTCTTATTTCCGTACCAACTCAGGTCTATCTATTTGCTCACTACGGAGAAGTGATTCTCTCAACTATTAAGCAAGTAAAACACTATGCCCTTATTATTGCGTTGGTTGCCGCTGGTCTTTATATAGCGGTTAAAGTGAAGAAGAGAATTTTCGGGAAAAAAGAACCAAGCGCGACCTAA
- a CDS encoding glutathione peroxidase, with the protein MSKLLLCFAFISSTLFATNVRAENFYDFKYVDTNKKEVKFSEFKGKTVMIVNIATRCGFTGQLDDIEKLYQKYKGKNFVVVGFPSNDFLGQSPESNEEIAKFCRLKYGATFPIVEKQVVKGDGITPLYKWLTTQKGYEGDIGWNFVKFIINKEGHVVGRFSSKIDPLDESVTKNIEKVL; encoded by the coding sequence ATGTCGAAACTTTTATTGTGCTTTGCTTTTATTTCATCAACTCTTTTTGCTACAAACGTTAGAGCAGAAAATTTCTATGACTTTAAGTACGTCGATACAAATAAAAAAGAAGTCAAATTCAGCGAGTTCAAAGGAAAAACAGTGATGATCGTCAACATTGCTACACGCTGTGGTTTTACCGGCCAGCTTGATGACATCGAAAAACTTTATCAGAAATACAAAGGCAAAAACTTTGTGGTTGTGGGTTTTCCCAGCAATGATTTCCTTGGACAGTCTCCAGAGTCTAACGAAGAGATCGCAAAATTCTGTCGCTTAAAATACGGCGCGACTTTCCCTATCGTTGAAAAACAAGTGGTCAAAGGCGATGGCATCACTCCGCTCTACAAATGGCTGACAACTCAAAAAGGCTACGAAGGAGATATTGGCTGGAACTTTGTGAAGTTCATCATCAACAAAGAAGGTCATGTTGTTGGACGCTTTAGTTCAAAAATTGACCCACTTGATGAGAGTGTGACAAAGAATATTGAGAAAGTTCTCTAA
- a CDS encoding SAM-dependent methyltransferase, with translation MSQDQSPPNFYYFLCNPGSEKFLKEEIRLIYPELAFAYSTEGFLTFKETRRLGKTLRPVFCRHFGKFIRRGSYEEIRSKWQGKALYYSLSGEIFETYEYQSGDWVKEIIKVSDNQYYFGEFKSGIFNSPTPGGFSTAVLPEEAPSRAYLKVIDGMKYMGVNLPAGDTALEIGSSPGGATYALLKQGLKVEGVDPGEMAPVCMENPNFIHHKVSIQDFHVSSLKDHVQWLYVDMNLAPEGSLREIEKVVDAIRPSLKGAFITLKMTKFELVSRVPMYLNIMGKMGLKVVMATQLPSHKQEFLVYAE, from the coding sequence ATGTCTCAAGACCAATCACCACCTAATTTTTACTATTTCCTATGTAACCCGGGCTCAGAGAAGTTCCTGAAGGAAGAGATCCGCCTGATTTATCCAGAGCTTGCTTTTGCATACTCCACGGAGGGGTTCCTGACGTTTAAAGAAACGAGGAGATTAGGGAAGACGTTGAGACCTGTTTTCTGTCGTCACTTCGGTAAATTTATCAGAAGAGGATCGTACGAAGAAATCCGTTCTAAGTGGCAAGGTAAGGCCCTGTACTACTCTCTTAGCGGAGAAATTTTTGAAACTTACGAATACCAAAGTGGTGACTGGGTAAAAGAAATTATTAAAGTTTCTGATAACCAATACTACTTCGGTGAATTTAAATCAGGCATTTTCAATTCTCCAACTCCTGGAGGATTTAGCACTGCCGTTCTTCCAGAAGAAGCTCCATCGCGCGCGTATTTAAAAGTGATTGATGGAATGAAATACATGGGAGTGAATCTTCCTGCAGGTGATACTGCTTTAGAAATTGGTTCAAGCCCAGGGGGAGCGACGTATGCGCTTTTGAAGCAAGGATTAAAAGTTGAAGGTGTTGATCCAGGAGAGATGGCGCCAGTGTGTATGGAGAATCCAAACTTCATTCACCATAAAGTTTCGATTCAGGATTTCCACGTCTCTTCGCTAAAAGATCACGTCCAGTGGTTGTACGTCGATATGAACCTGGCACCGGAAGGGTCACTGCGCGAAATTGAAAAAGTTGTCGATGCCATCAGACCTTCACTAAAAGGTGCTTTCATTACGCTTAAGATGACTAAGTTTGAATTGGTGTCTCGAGTGCCGATGTACTTAAACATCATGGGGAAAATGGGGCTTAAAGTTGTGATGGCAACTCAGTTGCCATCACACAAACAAGAGTTCTTGGTTTACGCTGAGTAA
- a CDS encoding radical SAM/SPASM domain-containing protein: MNKFKRVYIEISNICNLQCSFCPVVERDKKIMPADMFKSIINNVAPHTEQVCLHLMGEPLAHPEFETIIKYCEEAGVRINLTTNGILLNRYKQLLSTSPAFHQINFSIHAFKDNFKNKDINPYLQDILNFSKESQEIRPELYINYRLWNIFETTTQNDSNSDILKTIGNFFETEIKEDIDVGNIKSKRIYKRVYLHFDSRFEWPSPLMPKQSETGFCHGLSSHIGIHADGTVVPCCLDKEARIDLGRMPEMSLSEILQGQRARAMKKGFEAKKLVEDLCQRCTYIKRFQPVKQAQAAI, translated from the coding sequence ATGAACAAATTCAAACGCGTTTATATTGAAATCAGTAATATTTGCAACCTTCAGTGCTCATTTTGCCCTGTGGTTGAACGCGACAAGAAGATCATGCCCGCTGATATGTTCAAAAGTATTATCAATAACGTCGCCCCCCACACCGAGCAAGTTTGTTTACACCTGATGGGAGAGCCCCTGGCCCACCCGGAATTTGAAACCATTATTAAATACTGCGAGGAAGCTGGTGTGCGTATCAATCTCACGACCAATGGGATTTTACTAAATCGCTATAAGCAGCTGCTTTCAACTTCTCCTGCTTTTCACCAGATCAATTTTTCAATTCATGCTTTTAAAGACAATTTTAAAAATAAAGACATCAATCCTTACCTTCAGGATATTCTCAATTTCTCGAAGGAGTCGCAGGAAATTCGCCCTGAGCTTTATATCAATTACCGCCTGTGGAATATCTTTGAGACCACAACTCAGAATGACTCAAACTCTGATATTTTAAAAACCATCGGTAACTTTTTTGAGACTGAAATCAAAGAAGACATCGACGTTGGAAATATTAAAAGTAAACGCATTTATAAGCGCGTCTACCTGCATTTTGACTCGCGTTTCGAGTGGCCAAGCCCACTGATGCCTAAACAATCTGAAACTGGATTTTGCCACGGACTCTCTTCTCATATTGGAATCCATGCCGATGGGACAGTGGTTCCTTGCTGCCTCGACAAAGAAGCACGCATCGACCTGGGAAGAATGCCTGAAATGTCTCTCTCTGAAATCCTGCAAGGCCAGAGGGCCCGCGCTATGAAGAAAGGCTTCGAGGCAAAAAAACTGGTCGAAGACCTATGCCAGCGCTGCACCTACATCAAGAGATTTCAACCAGTTAAGCAAGCCCAAGCGGCCATTTAA
- the coaBC gene encoding bifunctional phosphopantothenoylcysteine decarboxylase/phosphopantothenate--cysteine ligase CoaBC — MRILLGVSGSISAYKSLDIARGLVKKGHEVKVILTEGALKFVVPEVFTYLGVSDVYKAQDDFVHKNVLHIDLARWCDVFAIAPVSANTLSRLAQGQASDLLSSVFLALEPHKNTLIFPAMNTNMLHHPFTEKNIEDIKKLKTLNNLFVSPTDAGILACEEVGLGKLPNVDEIIEIIPTMIKPIQSADQKTILVTTGATIVPLDPVRYLTNSSSGITGYYLAEAALSMGHKVVMIAGAHSTAKLNLYSKHPNFKLLRAKTVEEMKDAVHSHLNDADLYISSAAISDIEFDVSDSKIKKDSMGDSLKIKPATDVLKTVLEKKSAKLKVVGFAAETDPSDSVLNKKMQSKPVDLLVGTKVNNGLTKNQEVTGFNADFAEYRLLSPKGFTYEGILTKKELAHKIILQFFPPN, encoded by the coding sequence ATGAGAATATTGTTAGGCGTAAGCGGTTCAATCTCAGCTTACAAATCATTAGACATTGCTCGCGGACTGGTCAAAAAAGGACATGAAGTTAAAGTTATTTTAACTGAAGGTGCTTTGAAATTTGTCGTACCAGAAGTCTTCACTTACTTAGGTGTGAGTGACGTGTATAAAGCGCAAGACGACTTCGTTCACAAAAACGTTCTGCATATCGACCTGGCACGCTGGTGTGATGTATTTGCGATTGCTCCAGTATCGGCCAACACTCTTTCTCGTTTAGCTCAAGGTCAGGCTTCAGATTTATTGTCATCTGTTTTCCTTGCGCTTGAGCCACACAAGAACACTTTAATTTTCCCGGCGATGAACACTAATATGCTTCATCACCCCTTCACTGAAAAAAATATCGAAGACATTAAGAAACTTAAAACTCTAAACAATCTTTTTGTCTCTCCTACTGACGCCGGTATCTTAGCTTGTGAAGAAGTGGGCCTTGGAAAACTTCCAAATGTCGATGAGATTATCGAAATCATCCCGACAATGATCAAACCTATCCAGAGCGCTGACCAAAAAACAATTCTGGTTACAACTGGGGCGACGATTGTTCCGCTTGACCCTGTCCGCTACCTGACAAACTCTTCTTCGGGAATTACTGGTTACTACCTGGCAGAAGCGGCCCTTTCAATGGGACACAAAGTAGTGATGATTGCCGGCGCTCACTCAACGGCAAAATTAAATCTTTATTCAAAACACCCTAACTTCAAACTTCTTCGCGCTAAAACGGTTGAAGAGATGAAGGATGCGGTTCATTCACACTTAAACGACGCTGATCTCTATATTAGTTCAGCTGCGATTTCTGATATCGAGTTTGACGTTTCTGATTCTAAAATCAAAAAAGACTCTATGGGCGATAGCCTAAAGATCAAACCGGCGACCGATGTTTTAAAAACAGTGCTGGAAAAGAAAAGTGCAAAACTTAAAGTTGTAGGATTTGCCGCAGAAACAGACCCAAGTGATTCTGTGTTAAATAAAAAAATGCAGTCAAAGCCAGTTGATCTTTTAGTAGGAACTAAAGTGAACAATGGCCTGACTAAAAACCAGGAAGTCACAGGCTTTAATGCTGACTTCGCTGAATACCGCCTGCTTTCGCCAAAAGGTTTTACTTACGAAGGCATCTTAACAAAAAAAGAACTGGCCCATAAAATTATCCTCCAGTTTTTTCCACCTAACTAA
- the panC gene encoding pantoate--beta-alanine ligase, protein MIKVFTTKKDFDHYRNALKSEKIGLVPTMGNLHKGHISLIEKSTEENDVTIVTIFVNPKQFGPNEDFDKYPRTLDEDLAKISAMALLISAQKEIAVFAPGSNEEIYPQGFSTTISVGPMTQKFEGSVRPTHFDGVTTVVYRLFTITRAHIAYFGQKDVQQCLIIKKMVKDLDIKIKIHIMPIVRNAEGLALSSRNQYLSESERAEALTLPQTLVKIEKLIRTKQDYKTFVSDVLKNDKRWDYLEILDSDNMEAPSAKTQELVIVAAFRSGTTRLLDNILVPVHAG, encoded by the coding sequence ATGATTAAAGTATTCACGACGAAAAAAGATTTCGACCATTACAGAAATGCGCTTAAAAGCGAAAAAATCGGTCTGGTCCCAACGATGGGAAATCTTCACAAAGGACATATTTCGTTGATTGAAAAATCGACGGAAGAAAACGATGTGACGATTGTCACGATCTTCGTAAACCCCAAACAATTTGGGCCCAACGAAGACTTTGATAAATACCCGCGCACACTTGATGAAGACCTGGCGAAAATTTCGGCCATGGCCTTATTAATCAGCGCTCAAAAAGAGATTGCCGTTTTTGCTCCGGGATCAAATGAAGAAATTTACCCGCAAGGGTTCTCGACAACGATCTCTGTGGGACCTATGACTCAGAAGTTTGAAGGTTCAGTAAGACCGACTCACTTTGATGGAGTGACAACAGTTGTTTACCGCCTGTTTACTATCACTCGCGCACACATTGCGTACTTTGGGCAAAAAGATGTTCAGCAATGCCTGATCATCAAAAAGATGGTGAAAGACCTGGATATCAAAATCAAGATCCACATCATGCCGATCGTAAGAAACGCCGAGGGTCTAGCTCTTTCAAGCCGCAACCAATACCTTTCAGAAAGTGAGCGTGCAGAAGCTTTAACGCTTCCACAGACACTAGTGAAAATTGAAAAACTCATCCGCACCAAACAAGACTACAAAACGTTTGTAAGTGATGTTTTAAAAAATGATAAGAGATGGGATTACCTGGAAATCCTCGACTCTGATAACATGGAAGCCCCGAGTGCCAAAACCCAGGAATTAGTCATTGTAGCGGCTTTCAGATCAGGAACCACTCGCCTACTAGATAACATTTTGGTTCCGGTTCACGCAGGATAA
- the hflX gene encoding GTPase HflX translates to MMDNEFNIDPNYRATLVSLVSPNFPDHQTESESRRSINELRELLRTLGLKTGEAHIQNKKEIDPATILGSGKLKEIAEAAKMDDSQLLVFDFELTARQIANIRKITGLSVVDRVHVILEIFAKHARTREAKIQIEIARLQYMLPRLAGFWTHLNRQRGGVGVLGGEGEKQIELDRRIIREKIEFYKEELIQLEKQRQVRKKRRENQAVTAALVGYTNAGKSSIMNRLCRVEILEENKLFATLDSTYRMLNPDTKPPMIMIDTVGFISNLPNTLIDGFKTTLESALEADLLIIVCDISDPHYEKQLQVTYDVLKELNVTDKETIIVFNKKDQLDDDLLKKIVLRKYPNSFLVSSYDPEDMKGLREHIVNFFLEKQEHYDLFIPYEDGSAHSAILSKTNVVNTTNHEKGIFYRIRVPDFIFGNLGVQKYIMGPNDPRLEDMDFSTT, encoded by the coding sequence ATGATGGACAACGAATTTAATATTGATCCCAATTACCGTGCGACACTTGTCTCACTAGTCTCGCCTAATTTCCCGGATCACCAAACTGAAAGTGAATCCAGACGCTCAATCAATGAGCTTAGAGAACTTCTGCGCACTCTTGGTCTAAAGACCGGAGAGGCCCACATTCAGAATAAAAAAGAAATTGATCCTGCAACGATCTTAGGTTCAGGAAAACTAAAAGAGATCGCTGAAGCCGCTAAAATGGATGACTCTCAGCTTTTAGTTTTTGACTTTGAATTAACAGCGAGACAAATCGCCAACATCAGAAAAATCACTGGTCTTTCTGTCGTTGACCGCGTTCACGTTATTCTAGAAATCTTCGCGAAACACGCTCGCACCAGAGAAGCAAAAATCCAAATCGAAATTGCACGTCTGCAGTACATGCTTCCTCGCCTTGCCGGATTCTGGACTCACTTAAACCGCCAGCGCGGAGGAGTCGGGGTTCTCGGAGGAGAAGGTGAAAAGCAGATCGAGCTTGACCGTCGTATCATCAGAGAAAAAATTGAATTCTATAAAGAAGAATTAATTCAGCTGGAAAAACAAAGACAGGTTCGAAAAAAACGCCGTGAAAACCAGGCCGTGACTGCGGCACTTGTTGGGTACACCAACGCCGGAAAGTCTTCGATCATGAACCGCCTTTGCCGCGTAGAAATCTTAGAAGAGAACAAACTCTTTGCGACCCTCGATTCTACTTACCGTATGCTTAACCCGGACACAAAACCTCCGATGATTATGATTGATACGGTAGGATTTATTTCCAACCTTCCCAACACTCTAATTGACGGGTTTAAGACAACGCTTGAATCGGCCCTGGAAGCTGATCTTTTGATTATTGTCTGTGACATCTCGGACCCTCATTACGAAAAGCAATTACAGGTCACTTACGACGTTTTAAAAGAACTCAATGTGACAGATAAGGAAACGATTATTGTCTTTAACAAAAAAGACCAACTCGACGACGACCTGTTAAAGAAAATTGTCCTAAGAAAGTATCCAAACAGCTTCCTTGTTTCAAGTTATGACCCGGAAGATATGAAAGGACTAAGAGAACATATCGTTAATTTCTTCCTGGAAAAGCAAGAACACTACGATCTTTTTATCCCTTATGAAGACGGAAGTGCTCATTCGGCCATCCTTTCAAAGACCAACGTAGTGAACACTACAAATCATGAGAAAGGGATTTTCTATCGTATCCGCGTGCCTGATTTTATTTTTGGGAACCTGGGCGTACAGAAATACATTATGGGGCCGAATGACCCGAGACTTGAGGACATGGACTTCTCTACGACTTAA
- a CDS encoding phenylacetate--CoA ligase family protein, with amino-acid sequence MQKWTLKEIVAHAKAHSPYYRELYKNVQSDKLSDLPITDQGEFWKSRVVTEEQPDGIVFKSGGSTGAPKYSYFTHQEWIAYTESFGWGMSEGILDHGDRVGNLFYVGDLYASFLFIKDSLQFIPSSKKRITQYPIAGQTDHVQILKIIEEFNINTIVGVPSAILTMLEKYSENKSKFPNLKVEKLLFGGEALYDDQHLALKKIFPEIQISSIGCASVDGGMIGYSSRDCANNEHRVYDEASIIEIVDPDTNEVITEKNRVGKVLLTNLTRKLMPIIRYPAGDMAMWLEDANTPNRKFKLQGRSEEAARLGTLSVYFEDTRDMVMKTLKESSGIQFQMILNHYDHKDELVFKVAGNGIDKSTAQARLVDAFSKEKPGYMDILKKNLIHPLKIEIVEQRELDANARTGKLKRIIDQRLK; translated from the coding sequence ATGCAAAAATGGACATTAAAAGAAATTGTGGCCCATGCCAAAGCTCATTCACCTTATTACAGAGAGCTTTATAAAAATGTTCAATCTGATAAATTGTCAGATCTTCCTATCACTGACCAAGGTGAGTTTTGGAAGAGTCGAGTGGTGACAGAAGAACAACCTGATGGAATCGTCTTTAAAAGTGGCGGAAGCACAGGAGCTCCTAAGTACTCTTATTTCACTCACCAGGAATGGATTGCTTATACGGAGTCATTTGGCTGGGGAATGAGTGAGGGGATTCTCGATCATGGAGACAGAGTCGGGAACTTATTCTACGTAGGAGACCTATACGCTTCTTTTCTTTTTATTAAAGATTCATTGCAGTTTATCCCGTCATCAAAAAAGAGGATCACGCAGTACCCGATTGCCGGGCAAACCGATCATGTTCAGATTTTAAAGATCATAGAAGAGTTTAACATCAATACCATTGTAGGAGTTCCTTCTGCGATTCTGACAATGCTAGAGAAGTATTCAGAAAACAAATCCAAGTTTCCCAATCTAAAAGTTGAAAAGCTCCTTTTTGGTGGAGAAGCCTTATACGACGATCAACACTTAGCTTTAAAAAAGATTTTTCCTGAGATTCAAATTTCATCTATCGGCTGCGCCAGTGTCGATGGGGGGATGATTGGTTATTCAAGCCGAGACTGTGCTAATAATGAACATAGAGTTTATGATGAAGCGAGTATTATTGAGATTGTTGATCCAGATACCAATGAAGTGATTACTGAAAAAAATAGAGTTGGGAAGGTTCTTCTAACCAACCTGACTCGAAAATTGATGCCCATTATTCGCTATCCGGCAGGGGATATGGCGATGTGGTTGGAAGATGCCAATACACCTAACCGAAAATTTAAACTTCAGGGAAGATCTGAAGAAGCGGCAAGGCTTGGAACACTGAGTGTGTATTTTGAAGACACGCGAGACATGGTAATGAAGACATTAAAAGAGTCTTCAGGTATCCAATTTCAAATGATCCTGAATCACTACGATCATAAAGATGAACTGGTTTTTAAAGTTGCTGGAAATGGAATTGATAAATCCACCGCTCAAGCAAGACTGGTAGATGCTTTCAGTAAAGAAAAGCCTGGTTACATGGATATTTTAAAGAAGAATCTTATTCATCCGCTTAAGATCGAAATTGTCGAACAACGTGAGCTGGATGCCAATGCCAGAACTGGAAAATTAAAGCGCATTATTGATCAACGTTTAAAGTAA
- a CDS encoding acyl-CoA reductase: protein MSANLWSGKIVSDDEFKIEINKHFENSLFWAKPPLSHYVLFDVVKKMQEELKTEGTLYKTLLKDLESREDITKDEVKASMDGLIDFLSVDQLRVKLKRELGSEHPFELKRQDARENHFEAWYPLGTLVHVTPNNSPLLGVLGVMEGLLSGNVNILKLARKDSAFAALFYEALCKLDTTGTIKDYVYVAKISSKEKDYLKNVLSLADVISVWGGEESVQSVKEISPRGARIVEWGHKISFSYIAKSKKEDSEVYKKLAYEICLNEQMACSSPQCVFIEDADFRELKELAKNLEKALNEVSPSMKRVLPGVQETAELTVTKEQVRLKSIKGGSHLVESKNHDWRIYVEDTPALNSSPLFRTIWLKPMPRNLIISHLRPLKMYLQTAGIAADAFEVEALSRDLYMAGVQRIRAIGEMTDSYIGEPHDGVYALERYCQRINFHDSKNAVMMKNKSSFEDPKSKTPIRTTPIMEKADFQNQKVEDRYSDLFFYSGGSSGEPKLSVFTYEDYHRQMELAAEGLYAAGLNPVTDRCMNLFYAGSLYGGFTSFFTILEKLHAVHFPMGASTDFALVGKTIIRNKVDTLLGMPSYFIQLFKENHEELKKYRGIKKIFYGGEHFSEAQRTYLKREYGVEIIRSASYGSVDAGPLGYQCEFATGGIHHLHEKLHDMEIVGLEADVPVKKGEIGRLLFTSKVRHGQRIERYAIGDVGRELSGPCECGRMGTRFELMGRHGDVFRIGTTFLSYQKFQKILIDKLEYEGSIQLHLHSGEGLKKEKVIIQIENLFKTAQTPASLLKIFMEEYSDLRLVVKEDLVLDFEVQVIERKDLTFSNSTGKLRSVIDHRV, encoded by the coding sequence ATGAGTGCAAATCTTTGGTCTGGAAAAATTGTTTCCGACGATGAATTTAAAATTGAGATCAATAAGCATTTTGAAAATTCTCTTTTCTGGGCAAAGCCACCACTGTCACATTATGTGCTTTTCGATGTGGTAAAAAAAATGCAGGAAGAGTTAAAAACAGAAGGAACTCTGTATAAAACACTTCTTAAAGATTTAGAAAGTAGAGAAGATATCACTAAAGATGAAGTCAAAGCTTCAATGGATGGATTGATTGATTTTTTAAGTGTAGACCAGTTGCGTGTAAAACTTAAAAGAGAATTAGGCAGTGAGCATCCCTTTGAGCTTAAAAGACAGGACGCTAGAGAAAACCACTTTGAAGCCTGGTATCCACTAGGGACTTTAGTGCACGTGACTCCAAATAATTCGCCACTTCTTGGTGTTTTGGGAGTGATGGAAGGCCTCTTAAGCGGGAATGTGAACATCTTAAAGCTGGCCAGAAAAGACAGTGCCTTTGCCGCTCTTTTTTATGAAGCTCTTTGCAAACTTGATACAACTGGAACAATCAAAGACTACGTTTACGTGGCAAAAATCAGTTCCAAAGAAAAAGACTACTTAAAAAATGTACTCTCACTTGCAGACGTTATCTCCGTTTGGGGTGGAGAAGAGAGCGTTCAGAGCGTAAAAGAAATCTCTCCTCGCGGGGCCCGTATTGTAGAGTGGGGACACAAGATCTCTTTTTCTTATATCGCTAAATCAAAAAAAGAAGATTCAGAAGTTTATAAGAAGCTTGCTTATGAAATCTGCCTTAATGAACAAATGGCCTGTTCAAGCCCGCAGTGTGTTTTTATTGAAGACGCTGATTTTCGCGAATTAAAAGAGCTGGCAAAAAACCTGGAAAAAGCTCTCAATGAAGTTTCACCAAGCATGAAGCGCGTTCTTCCTGGAGTTCAGGAAACAGCTGAACTGACTGTAACTAAAGAGCAGGTAAGATTAAAATCTATTAAAGGTGGAAGCCATCTAGTGGAATCAAAAAACCATGACTGGCGCATTTATGTAGAAGACACACCAGCTTTAAATTCATCACCTCTTTTTAGAACAATTTGGCTAAAACCAATGCCAAGAAACCTCATTATTAGTCATTTAAGACCTCTTAAAATGTACCTGCAAACGGCGGGGATTGCTGCAGATGCTTTTGAAGTTGAAGCTCTCTCTCGCGACCTTTATATGGCCGGTGTTCAAAGAATCAGAGCGATCGGGGAAATGACTGATAGTTATATCGGTGAGCCCCACGACGGTGTCTATGCTCTTGAACGCTACTGCCAGAGAATCAATTTCCATGACTCGAAAAATGCAGTCATGATGAAAAATAAAAGTTCTTTTGAAGACCCAAAAAGCAAAACACCAATCAGGACAACTCCGATTATGGAGAAGGCCGATTTTCAAAATCAAAAAGTGGAAGACCGTTATTCAGACCTTTTCTTTTATAGCGGAGGAAGCTCTGGAGAGCCTAAGCTTTCAGTTTTTACTTATGAAGATTACCATCGCCAGATGGAACTTGCAGCTGAAGGTCTGTATGCAGCTGGGTTAAACCCAGTGACAGATAGATGCATGAATTTATTTTATGCTGGCTCTCTCTACGGAGGATTCACGAGTTTCTTCACCATTTTAGAAAAACTTCACGCCGTTCATTTCCCGATGGGAGCAAGCACCGATTTTGCTTTAGTTGGAAAAACGATTATCAGGAATAAAGTCGACACTCTTTTAGGAATGCCTTCGTACTTTATCCAGTTATTTAAAGAAAACCATGAAGAGCTAAAAAAATACCGTGGGATTAAAAAGATTTTCTACGGCGGTGAACATTTTAGTGAAGCGCAAAGAACATATCTTAAACGCGAGTACGGAGTAGAGATTATCCGTTCAGCAAGTTATGGTTCAGTTGATGCCGGGCCATTAGGCTACCAATGTGAATTTGCGACAGGGGGAATTCACCATCTTCATGAAAAACTTCACGACATGGAAATCGTGGGCCTTGAAGCTGATGTCCCGGTGAAAAAAGGTGAGATAGGAAGACTTCTTTTCACTTCAAAAGTCCGTCATGGGCAGCGAATTGAGCGTTATGCTATTGGAGACGTAGGAAGAGAGTTGAGTGGCCCATGTGAATGTGGGCGCATGGGAACTCGTTTTGAATTGATGGGCCGCCATGGTGATGTTTTTAGAATCGGGACAACATTTTTAAGTTATCAAAAGTTTCAAAAAATTCTTATTGATAAGTTGGAGTATGAAGGCTCTATCCAGCTTCATCTTCACTCAGGTGAAGGACTCAAAAAAGAAAAGGTGATTATTCAAATTGAAAACCTTTTTAAAACAGCGCAGACTCCTGCGAGCTTGTTAAAAATATTTATGGAAGAGTACAGCGATTTAAGATTAGTGGTAAAAGAAGACCTGGTTTTAGATTTTGAAGTACAAGTAATCGAGAGAAAAGACCTCACTTTCAGCAACAGTACTGGAAAATTAAGAAGTGTGATTGATCACAGGGTTTAA